The DNA window TTGCTGCAAGGGTGAAACATGTCtgtgtttggggaggggggaggtaGGGCTGTTTGCTCAGAGCAAATGACATGGGAGGTTGTGAGGCCAGAGGGcccagggggaggaggagcagaagcacCCACAGGGCTTGTTGGTGGCTTCCAACGCTCAGAGCCCCTTGGCTCTCCACAGCTGCCTGGTGCGTGAGCCTGTGCTGAATGATGACCTTCCAAGCTACATCCTGACAGGGAGGATCACAATAAAGCCAGGTGTGAAGGAGTTCAAGGACAACTCAGTTGTCTTCCACAATTGCCCTGAGGAGGAGCCCATCGATACCATTGTCTTCTGCACGGGCTACAACATCTCCTTCCCATTCTTAGAAGAAGCAGTCGTCAAGGTGGAAAACAAGCATGCGTCCCTCTACAAATACGTGTTCCCAACCCACCTGCAATGGCCCACTCTGGCCATCCTTGGGCTGATCAAGCCATTAGGAGCCATCATGCCTGTGACCGAGATGCAAGCACGCTGGGTGACCCGTGTCTTCAAAGGTAGGAGAGCAAACGTGAGCTGTCCCACGTACCAAGGCACAGTTCAAACTGGACATGTCTTGTCCCCTCCATGCACCATGAGGGATTTCCGTCCTTGGGGACCCCGAAGCTCACTTCCTAGTAGATGAGGAAGTATTTCTAGGGCTCAGACTTCCCAAATTATTTCACTTCAGCTGACCTACAGCAACATGAGTGCATGATTGGTCCAAGCTAAATGAAAGTTCATGTCATCTACcttaaatcacttttttttcccattaagcTGATGCTTTTAAGCTAATGCTTTGTACCCCTCCTGGTGCAAGCTGAGAGCACACACTCTGTTCCTTACTGTGATGTACAGTCCTGTACCTCAGCCTGCAAACCATGGTCTAAACTAGGTTGTTTAAGacagtattttctctctaaaatattttagaagtcaGACCACAGAGATGGATATGTAAACATGCATGCACAGATAAGAGTTGTTATTAAGATACTGTGGGGGATCCATCCTGGCAGAACCGCTCTTTAAGGGACAGGGCAGTTTGTCCACCATGACTACCAGAGGAGGAGTCCCATTGCCCCACAAGAGGAATTATCTGTAATTATTGTGGTGAGGAAAAAACCTACTGgcatttgggtttgtttttttttatattaaaaaaataataataacttcCCACTGGGCTGGTGGGGAAGGCTGCATAAAGGGTCCTCCACAGAGCCAGGGGAACTCTGGGGCTTCTCTTTAGGATAGTGCTCCCTGGGGCTTGCACAGCCCATCTCACCCCAATCACCTGCCCTGACAGCACAAACCtgtaaaagcaggaaaaagtgCAGGTGAATTTGTTCCACCGTGGAGGGCTGGTCTCCAGCAAATTGCCACTGATGAGGTAAATCTAGCAATGAGGCTTTCCTGCCCTCCCAGGGAAGTGTTTCCCACATTTTGCATTGCTGAATGAGTTCTGAAGTCCCCGCAGGAGTTAAACTCTGCAGGATCCTCTCCTCTTTTACTAGGCTTGTGTTGGTTGCCTCCTCAGTCTGTCATGGAGAAGGAAGTAAAcgagaagaagaaaaaccaagtGCGAAGGTAAGCCAGTCCCCAGAACCCTGAAGTTTTTCTTGGTGGATTGAAAAGCTCCTGGAGTTTGAGGGGCAGCAACACAGTGCACACTCTGTGGTGGCTCCCCACGCATATAGTGGAGATGAGGCAGGGATGCCCACATCCAGCCACCCCCTTATTTGCTTGCACTGAGTTAATGTCACCTTTGCTTTGACGCTGATATTTTGCATATTGATGATGGAAGGAAATTGAGGCTAGTTGAGACTAAAGGTTGTTTGGGAGTTGGGGAAGTGTGCCAGGGTGCCCAGAGACTGAGAGATAAAAAGGCAGAGGAATTAATGGTAATAATGCAAAGTGAttcagcaggggaaaaaaagccaacccgAGGTGTATGtacaaattttcttttgtctcaCCTTTCAGCATGGGGATCTGAATCACTGTGAACAGGTGTCTCAGCACATCGGCACATAGTTCACAGGCAGGTAAAAACCCAAATCGGAGGCTAAGAGTTATTAGGAAATTAATGAGATGAAACCAGGAAAGTAGCCAATATATTAATCCATGATTCATCTAGATTGCTGTATAAGAACAGGTATAGAGGGGTGAGATACAGAATTGCACAGAACAATTGCTGTATAATAAAAGGCTACGCAGCCAAAGGTGGGACATGAAGTGGTGAATTCTGCAGGAAAGTGAACTGGAAGCAATTCTTCATCACACATTTTTGCAATACTCAGTGGAAATGAATGTGATGGAAACTAAAGGGTGCTGCCTTTCACATGCTGCATGTGACTCCTCTGCAGAGAGCAAAGGGaaactagttaaaaaaaaaaaccaaacccaaaccaaaccaaaaaacacctGGTTTGACAAAGTCTTTTAGAAAAGTGAAGAGAGGGGATCCAGATGCAACTTGTGGGTGATGAAGCGAAGGACCAACATGAGAAAGGTGCATACCTAAGCCAGCATCACTTTACATGTGCTGTTTCGTGGGCGGGATTCAGGCCTGGACAGACCCTGGTTCCCACTGCACGTACGCCCAGTTGCATTCAGATGCAATTACAATGCGCATGGATGCAGAGCATCTGACTTCCAGTTCCTCTCAGCCCTACTGACACCAATCCTTCTcctgcctttttgtttgtttgtttgtttgtttgtttgtttttttcaattcaTCAAGGTTTGGTCTGTCCTTTGATGAAGTCCTCAAAACCGATTGCCTGGTCTACATGGATGATCTTGCCTCCTTCATTGGTGCCAAACCTAGCGTGCTGGGACTGCTCTGCAGAGACCCCCGGCTGGCCCTCAGCATTTTCTTCGGCCCCTGCACCCCCTACCAGTACCGGTTGCAGggccctggctgctgggagggggcacgcCAGGCCATCCTCAACCAGTGGGACCGGACCCTGAAGCCCACAAGAACACGAGTTCCTGCTGACTCCTCCAGCCCTAGTCCTTCCCTCCTGACTGTGGTGGGGGTtctcctgctcctggctgcactGGTTTTTGGTTTCTGGTAGATTTTAGAGCCTGTGTAGGGTTTTTCTGTCCTTGGGGATGTTATCTCAGGTCAGACAGTTCCACAGAGTGCTGCAGGAAATCAGGAAAGGGATTTCAGCAGATCTCCACAAATTTAAAACTCTAACCAGCATCACAAATctctctctgctccagctcACCCCCAAGCACAACTTTGCAGAGCTGATTAGCTAGGGATGGCAGCCTCCTCCCAGCATTTATCACCCcactgctgctctcctgctgctgtgagcagagcacagctgtgcGGCATGGCCATGCCTGGACCATGCTGGCCAGGATGCAGCAAGGACAAGACTAGCAAAAATGGCTTTGGGTGTCACAGATGGAAAGGAGCACAGGTGCCCAGCCCTGGCCCAAGTCACCTGGGAATTGGGGTCTTTAGTCCAGAAGGGGTTATCTGGGCTGGGTATGCAAGTCAGGCTGTCCCTTCGTCTAACCTTAAACCTTACAACTCAAAACTCCCAGTTTGGGTTGCACTGGTGCATCTTTCCAGCAAAAGGGCCCTGACTGTAGTGGTTTGTCACCCCTGAGACCAGGGCCGGTACCCTGCAAGGCTGGGCGCTCCCAGCTCCACTTCTTTGTACTCCCCACCACCAGACAATCCAGGGGCTTTGTTTTGTGCACAGAAGGACTTTCAATCAATAAAATTTCATCAGCTGTGGCAGGAGtgtgctgcaggctgctgccttgTCATCTCCCTGTGTGCACAGGAAGAGCTGGGCAGGGGGTTCatgcctgggctggggctgtgccagcaGGTGCTGCAGGCAACCCACAAGCCTGGGGCTGCATTGAAAAATTAGGCCGCATTGAGCGGTGTGTCCCCCATCCATGCCATCTGCTGGTGTGCAGGCAAAAGGAGCGTGTTTTGCTGATTTCCTGGGGATGCCAAGTGAGtgccagcccagcacaggcagcacacAGCGGGGACAGATCAGGACAACCCCaagctgctgcaggggctggggcagcaaTGAGCTGCAGTGTGGGAGTACTTGCAAGCACCACTCCCCTGAGATTATGGTCTGGATTTCCATCTGACGCCACCACAGGGAGGTTGAGAGCTTTCTGCCAGTGCATTTAAGCACAGCAGAATGAGGGAGTGTGGGTGTAAAGGTCGGTGGTGCAAGAGCCGCAGTGAGCTGCCTGGACTTCAGCCTTTAAATCTGCGGTTAGAGAAACCCAAAGCAAAGTTCAGCCGAAGCCAGAGCAGCGAAGGCACAGCACTGCCCCACAAGGTTTGCTCCTCACTTCTCTCTGGCTGGGTTTTGCAGACTTTAAAAGTGGGCAGCCAGCTCTCCGGGGCTTTGGCGTTCACTGCCAGCATCACCTCGCTgctggtggggggagagggggtgtCACAGGGACCTTCTGGAGCAAAGCTGTCTGTAGGCAGCACTGGAAATAAAGGGTGACTTTAGCACCCTGGGAATGCCGCTACCCTTTCCCAAAGCCAAGGGAGGGTCCGGAAATGGGGGGCAGGCAAGCATTGGTATGCCCTGCCCTGTTCCTGCAGATCAAGGAGTGACTCAGGCTGGGTTTTTGGatgcagagggtttttttttttacctccctCGTTTTTCCCTGGCTTTTTGCAGTTTCTTCTAGTTCCTGTTTATGTTAACTTACTTTTTGACACAAAGcgggtagaaaaaaaattataaatgacTCTTTCTTCAGATTCTGTGTTAGGAGTGTTTGTTATATAATCAAAGTTCATGTGGGTTCATATTTTTCCtagtttctttgctttccagtcAACCATAGGGCAGCTCAGTTTATACACGCTGAGCTTTGAGTTCCTCTCATTTATACCCTGCGTTTCCTGGGTTTCTTACCTTTTGTATATTCTGTAATCCCAGATGCACTTTCACAGTGCTGTCTAACTTCTGAATTGCTGTGCCATGCCCCTGCTCAGTCAGGcatcacttttttaaaaaaaagcttgttcTTTTCAAGAGAATGCCCTtttatggaaaattaaaaaggaaagcgTGAAAATGAGCCAGCTTAGCCGAAATTGTTTCTTGAAAAGATTTCAGGAGGATCACTTTGTGCAGGCAGAAGCAGATAGCTGCAAGCCCCTTTCCCTTCTTTGCATGCCCTGGTTTGGGTCAGGAAAGAGAATAaatagaagcagcagcacaacaaGGTTTAAAAGTGCCTCCTTTTCCCCCGCCTGCAGGAGGGGAATCTCTGGGCCCTTAGTGTGGGCTTAGCACAGCCAGAAGGGTAAATGAGCAGCATCCATCCATAACGCTTGACTTAGGAGCTGGTGATGTCTTTCTCCAAGGACAGTTTTCCTCTGTGGACACCTCCAGTTAGAGAAGACCAGGAGCGTTTTGCTGGTGATAGGAAGAAAGGCCTGCCTTTCTGCTAATCCCTGGgctattttatttccagtttctcACGCACCAGCCCATTGCCTGCTGCGGGACATCATGGTGCAGCGTGTGGCTGTTATCGGGGCCGGGGTCAGCGGGTTGGCCTCCGTCAAGTGCTGCCTGGATGAGGGGCTGGAGCCCACCTGCTTCGAGAGGAGCGAGGACATCGGGGGGGTCTGGCGCTACACGGTCAGTGGGCTCTGCCTGCGTGGGAAGGATTGTGACTGGGTTTGTCCCCTCCCTCAGATGCCCTTTGCCTGCAGCAAAGACAAAAGGCTTGCCATGACCTCCCGGACAATCCCTGTCCCAGGCATGGGGCTCCCCCTGACCCCAAGGTAGAGAAGGAGATGAAGGGAGCAGAAGCCATGATTACCAGATGTTAGTCCTGATTTATCCTTTGTACCCAAatacaaggaggaaaaatactCAAATACTTTGGGGGGACAAAGTCCTTCCCTGCACACCTGCAAACGGTACCACTGGCTTCACACAGGACTCCACAGATGGCAGGAGGGTCTGTGTGTACCGCTCGGTCATCACCAACACCTCCAAGGAGATGTCCTGCTTCAGTGACTTCCCCTGCCCGGACGATTTCCCCAGTTTCCtaccccacagcctcctcctggagtACTTTCGGATGTACGCCCAGCACTTCAACCTTCTGCAGCACATACGCTTCAAGGTGAGCTGGGAGCCCTAATGCCACGGGGAGAAGAGCCATGAGTGGCTACAGATAGCAAGGCATTGTCCAGGTGGATAAGGACAATGCCGGGTGTGATCCCACTAAGACCATGTGCCTTTTGCATCCCAAACGCAGCCTTTTTGGCTCCGTGTTTTAAATTAGGCTGCTCAAACATGGGCTGCCTGGTGCATCCCCCGCTCAATGCCATCACTAGGGGAAAAGTGCAGGGTGGGATTTAACAGCTTCAGTGGTGACATACAGATCCCCAGGGACCCAGCCTGCCCCTGGCAGCCCCAGTGCTTTGCAGGCAGGTCCTCTCTGAAATGTGGTGCAGTCCCTGACTGCTGTTTTGTTGGACTTTGGTGCAAGACAACAGCTCTCAGTGTGAGGAAGCGCCCGGATTTCGCCACCTCAGGCCAGTGGGAGGTGGTCACTGAAACTGATGGCATCCAGGAGTCGCATGTCTTTGATGCTGTCATGGTTTGCACTGGCCATTACCAGGAGCCCTACTTGCCATTGGCTTGTTTCCCAGGTAAGCCCTGCCTCAGCAGTGGGGTGGGTTGCGGCTACCCCCAGGGTTTCACTCAGCACCCATGGGTCCCTTGGCAGCATTTCCCTCTGTGACCCTGCCTGCTCTACAAAGCCCCCACGCTGGGGCAGGCGGGACCCTCACTCCATGGGAATAGCAGGGAACATTCCCAGGAATGGGAAAAACACCTCGTAAAGATGCAGCCAGGCTCTTGCATGAGAATTTCCAAAGCAAGACCGAGCTGAGGAGGTACAGGAGGGTGGCATTGCCCAGGGAGCCAAGATCTCCACGGGCCTCTCAGCTTCAGGCAAAGGTGGGATTTGGAGGGTGGAGGACTGCAGAGGGTCCATGCACAAGGCTGGGGCAAGCAAATGTATCTGGTAGTAGGAGATGCTCCCTGCTCTCTGCCTAGGTATCGACACTTGCTTTAAAGGCCAGTACCTCCACAGCCAGGCATACAGAAACATGGAGGCTTTCCAGGGAAAGCGGGTCCTTGTGGTTGGCATTGGCAACACCGGCGGCGACCTCTCAGTGGAGCTGAGCCGCGTGGCTGCAAAGGTACAACTCCATGGCAGTGCcaagcccagccagcagccatgAGAGCTGGTGGCTCAGGGTATGCACAGGGAACTTTGCCCACTGGGTTTTGCAATAAATAGCACTTAAATTGAGGGCGACTGAAGAAGCTCCACAGTTCCTGGACAGTTTGAGCCACCTGAGGAGTGGCCATTCAGCAGCTGTGGGAACTTTGCAGAAGCCATCATGAGCTATTCGGTTCATCCAgaccccttctccttccctcagaATAACCCTCTTGGCTCCCAAGTGCAGGAGATGGAATTTCCTTTCAGGGCAAAACTGGCAGTGAGATGTCTGAGCAGGGGGCTGAGACCTGCCTTCTCCTCTAGGTGTTCCTCAGTGCCAAGAGCAGCACATGGGTCTTCAGCCGGGTCTCGGATCATGGCTTCCCCTTCGACATGGTCAACACCACACGCTTAAACCACTTTCTTGGCTGGCTTCTCCCATCAGCCCTTATGAAGAAGATCATGTTTCGGAAGTTCAATTCATGGTTTAACCACAAGAACTATGGCTTGGCTTCCACCAAAAGGTGATTTTTCTGACTATTTTGTTGGTTGGTAAGGGCGTTTTAATGGCATGAAATGCTCAATGTTTCATTTCAGGGGATATTTGTGGAATAGCAAACTGTTGGAGGGGAACTCTGGCCACAAaagcccttcagcctccttctAGATGCTAACATTGCTGTTCTCTTTTCTGCCTGCAAGCTCCAACTTTAGGGTAATTATCAATGAAGAGCTGCCGTTTTGCCTCCTCTCTGGGACAGTTGTGTTGAAGCCAAATGTGAAGGAGTTCACCGAAAGTTCTGCTGTTTTTGAAGATGGGacaactgaagaaaacattgaCGTGGTG is part of the Phalacrocorax carbo chromosome 6, bPhaCar2.1, whole genome shotgun sequence genome and encodes:
- the LOC104047448 gene encoding dimethylaniline monooxygenase [N-oxide-forming] 4, which codes for MVQRVAVIGAGVSGLASVKCCLDEGLEPTCFERSEDIGGVWRYTDSTDGRRVCVYRSVITNTSKEMSCFSDFPCPDDFPSFLPHSLLLEYFRMYAQHFNLLQHIRFKTTALSVRKRPDFATSGQWEVVTETDGIQESHVFDAVMVCTGHYQEPYLPLACFPGIDTCFKGQYLHSQAYRNMEAFQGKRVLVVGIGNTGGDLSVELSRVAAKVFLSAKSSTWVFSRVSDHGFPFDMVNTTRLNHFLGWLLPSALMKKIMFRKFNSWFNHKNYGLASTKSSNFRVIINEELPFCLLSGTVVLKPNVKEFTESSAVFEDGTTEENIDVVLFATGYSFSFPFLEESVRSLFDDNRSLYKRIFPPQLEKPTLAIIGLVQLTGSVMVGAEMQARWVTGIFAGWNKLPPASRMMADVLKKKPPAKRNPSERENLKISFISYTDEIASCAGVKPSVLRLLLTDPWLALAVFFGPCTPYQYRLVGRGKWSGARDAILTQWQRTLKPLRTRVVDDSSDSSDGWCWMCLLALPVTLMAGFLLSKYPHPVWSPWAGPQL
- the FMO1 gene encoding flavin-containing monooxygenase 1 isoform X3 yields the protein MSAFSDFPYPEDFPVFLPNARLLDYLRRYAQHFGLWKHIKFGTTVVSIQKRTNFATTGQWDVVTEADGKQTLHVFDAVMVCSGNFSEPSLPLHCFPGIERFQGQYFHSRQYKHPDVFQGKRVLVVGMGNSGVDIAVEASRVAAKVTLCTSRGAWVISRVFDHGYPWDMVINTRFMSLIINSLPGPLSRELINYRVNQWFKHENYGLQPEKSCLVREPVLNDDLPSYILTGRITIKPGVKEFKDNSVVFHNCPEEEPIDTIVFCTGYNISFPFLEEAVVKVENKHASLYKYVFPTHLQWPTLAILGLIKPLGAIMPVTEMQARWVTRVFKGLCWLPPQSVMEKEVNEKKKNQVRRFGLSFDEVLKTDCLVYMDDLASFIGAKPSVLGLLCRDPRLALSIFFGPCTPYQYRLQGPGCWEGARQAILNQWDRTLKPTRTRVPADSSSPSPSLLTVVGVLLLLAALVFGFW